The genome window GCACATGGACTTTGCTGATTAACACACAGAATTCTTCCATAAATTGTGTTAGGTGGAGTGAAAGAGCACAAGCTGGTTTTCAAGCCCACTTAAAAGGCCTTATCTTTGTTCCTAGGTTTGTTTGGAAGATATTGCCAGGGCTGAAAGCCATGGCTATCCAGACAGGCTGCTGCCCAAGGTCCTGCTGCGGAAAGCTGAGTGtctgctgtgcctggggaggTTTCAGGATGCACAGGATATCCTCAGAGTGCTGGAGAGTAAAATTGCTCTGGATGGGGTCATGACTACACACCTGACACGACTGAAAAAGTTAAGTCAGCTGAAGGTTAAATTAGGTGAGAAGGAGAGGTGTCCAGAGCCTGCACGAGAAGCACGTGGTGGCATTCAAGGGGAGCCAGAGATCTGGGAAGAGAACAACAGGATTTCAGGTGCATCTGCATCCCTGAGCTTGAGTTTTGATGCAGAGAGAGGACGTCACTTGGTGGCCTCCCAGGACATTGTGCCAGGACAGAGGCTGGTGAAAGAGGAGGCCTTTGTGAGcgtgctgtgccctggggagAGCCTTCCTCTGCAGGATGGTGACACTGCGTGGGACACTCGAGCCACCAGCACAGATCTCTACTGCCACCGCTGtctgaggcagctcctggcctcTGTGCCTTGCCAGGGCTGCAGTTATGCCAAGTACTGCAGCCAGGACTGTGCAGACATGGCATGGCAGCAGTACCACAGGACAGAGTGTGCCCTGGGAGCGCTGCTCCTCACGCTGGGGGTCTTCTGCCACGTGGCCTTGAGGACTGTCCTGCTGGCAGGATTTGCAGAGGTTAGCAGGCTGGTGGCAGGGTCCCACCAGGGGGACAAGAACCTTCAGAACCCTGAGGCAAGCTGCAAGCCTCTCAGTGAGGCAGCAGATGCAGGAGCTGGTAGCAGAGGTGTCCCTGGTTGTGACAGCAGTGGTCGGTACCAGAGCTCTTACCAAGCTCTGTTCCACCTTTTGCCCCAcactgagcagcacagccctgagcacaaGTTCCTCTGCACTCTCAGTGTGGTAGctctgtgcaaacagctgcaagcagctggcctggaggctgctgtgttGAGTCAGGAATCACCTCAGCAGTGGTCCAAACCAAAGACATGTGAGAAAACCTCAGATGAATTGTCCCCAGAGCTGAAGACTGTGGCAGAAGCAATGCTGAGGCACGTGTTGCAGCTGCAGTGTAATGCACAAGCAATCACTGTAATGCAGGAGCTGGGTAAGATAAAATTTTAAGCCCTATGGTGTTGTCACAGAATGtttggggttggaaggaaccccTGAAGGTGATTCAGCCCAAatcccctgcccaggcaggatcacctggagcaggtgacacaggaacctgtccaggtgggtttggaatgtGTCCAgacatccctgggcagcctattcCAGACTaaccaagcccagctccctcagtctcTCCTCATAAGAGAGACCCCTCATCCACTGGACCCTCTCCAGTAGCTCCTctctcctgtcctgaggagcccaggaCTGTCCTTTCCTTGCCCATCTTGTGAGAAGTGGAGAGATTAAATTCTCAGCTGTAAAGAGCTCCCATTGCAGATGGAAATGACTTGTTTACAATTTAATGGCCTGTCCCACGCTGGCCTGTTCCTTGGTGCCCATGCAGAGTGTGTTTAGCTATTATTTATTGCAGCAATATACCAGGAAcctttctgctgctgcctgcgaTCAGTCACGGGGATCCTTGCAGAAATTGTGTGGGTTTGTGAGCATTCAATCTCAACCTGCTTGGTTTTGCTCTGTCCTCAGGGCCTGGAGATGGGGCTGTTGTAGATAAGAAGCCTGTGAGGCTGGCAACAGCCTTCTTCcctgtcctcagcctgctgaaCCACTCGTGCCACCCCAATACCAGCGTGTCATTCAGCGGAACAGCTGCCACtgtcagggcagcacagccaatCTCAAGTGGCCAAGAGGTTTTGCACTGCTATGGTAAGCCTCaattctgtgtttgtctcaagGCACAGACATCATTCACCTCCCCTTATCATGCTGATGGCTATTATATCATAATTCTCATCTAATTCTCATTTAATATTCCCAGAGTCTTTGTTTAGCAGCCTTGACCAACCTTTCATCCCTTAAGCCCTCTGTTAGATTTTCAGTCTCCAATTGTGTCCTCCCCAAAATACACCTAGTCTCAATTGTAACAAAAATCCATTTATTCTGACATTAAGAACTGTACCTGTGAGTGATCTGTACCCTTGCCATCCTCTGCAGGGCCTCACTGGTGTAGGATGAGGGTTGCTGAGAGACAGCAGCTTCTCAGTCAGTATTTCTTCG of Passer domesticus isolate bPasDom1 chromosome 19, bPasDom1.hap1, whole genome shotgun sequence contains these proteins:
- the SMYD4 gene encoding SET and MYND domain-containing protein 4 isoform X1, encoding MALPVAEWRGRTARLWAALDPALRERLAAASLHDAVRLGCDVLRTQQEEEAALVQLCHRTPTDKKPEAASWYREQGNREFKRGQYQAALRLYSKAASHELPGSPELSVCFANRSAALLHLGHFEVCLEDIARAESHGYPDRLLPKVLLRKAECLLCLGRFQDAQDILRVLESKIALDGVMTTHLTRLKKLSQLKVKLGEKERCPEPAREARGGIQGEPEIWEENNRISGASASLSLSFDAERGRHLVASQDIVPGQRLVKEEAFVSVLCPGESLPLQDGDTAWDTRATSTDLYCHRCLRQLLASVPCQGCSYAKYCSQDCADMAWQQYHRTECALGALLLTLGVFCHVALRTVLLAGFAEVSRLVAGSHQGDKNLQNPEASCKPLSEAADAGAGSRGVPGCDSSGRYQSSYQALFHLLPHTEQHSPEHKFLCTLSVVALCKQLQAAGLEAAVLSQESPQQWSKPKTCEKTSDELSPELKTVAEAMLRHVLQLQCNAQAITVMQELGPGDGAVVDKKPVRLATAFFPVLSLLNHSCHPNTSVSFSGTAATVRAAQPISSGQEVLHCYGPHWCRMRVAERQQLLSQYFFECRCPACLEELESGGKSVVSIRNSFCCPKCQAPMQGEEDTLCCSNEACATSASRDHLSGRLQDLQQQIKKALDLLRVGKADQAIKMLLKCQMDAGTFLSPEHLLMGELEDHLAQVYATLGKWQEAARHLKKSIEIVEMHHGPSSVETGHELFKLAQILFNGFAVSEALSTIQRAEGILSVHFGPQSAQIQELQEMKACLSELPRNILQRT
- the SMYD4 gene encoding SET and MYND domain-containing protein 4 isoform X2 → MALPVAEWRGRTARLWAALDPALRERLAAASLHDAVRLGCDVLRTQQEEEAALVQLCHRTPTDKKPEAASWYREQGNREFKRGQYQAALRLYSKVCLEDIARAESHGYPDRLLPKVLLRKAECLLCLGRFQDAQDILRVLESKIALDGVMTTHLTRLKKLSQLKVKLGEKERCPEPAREARGGIQGEPEIWEENNRISGASASLSLSFDAERGRHLVASQDIVPGQRLVKEEAFVSVLCPGESLPLQDGDTAWDTRATSTDLYCHRCLRQLLASVPCQGCSYAKYCSQDCADMAWQQYHRTECALGALLLTLGVFCHVALRTVLLAGFAEVSRLVAGSHQGDKNLQNPEASCKPLSEAADAGAGSRGVPGCDSSGRYQSSYQALFHLLPHTEQHSPEHKFLCTLSVVALCKQLQAAGLEAAVLSQESPQQWSKPKTCEKTSDELSPELKTVAEAMLRHVLQLQCNAQAITVMQELGPGDGAVVDKKPVRLATAFFPVLSLLNHSCHPNTSVSFSGTAATVRAAQPISSGQEVLHCYGPHWCRMRVAERQQLLSQYFFECRCPACLEELESGGKSVVSIRNSFCCPKCQAPMQGEEDTLCCSNEACATSASRDHLSGRLQDLQQQIKKALDLLRVGKADQAIKMLLKCQMDAGTFLSPEHLLMGELEDHLAQVYATLGKWQEAARHLKKSIEIVEMHHGPSSVETGHELFKLAQILFNGFAVSEALSTIQRAEGILSVHFGPQSAQIQELQEMKACLSELPRNILQRT